One Cryptomeria japonica chromosome 9, Sugi_1.0, whole genome shotgun sequence genomic window carries:
- the LOC131858052 gene encoding probable leucine-rich repeat receptor-like protein kinase At2g33170 produces the protein MLGQALSFFSCIITYMLLHLLPHCTSLSPEGVILLKIRKGDWRDTSNALSNWDESHQTPCAWKGISCDTFNIVTGVDITGALIYGNLTSAICTLPNLTVLTLQANAFTGPFPHALLLCKRLRKLDLSSNQFAGTLPSHIFQLSELRVLNLSYNAFSGSIPPAFGILPKMEALFFNENSLSGSFPKFLGNLESLKNFAIGSNPLRPGVIPRELGNLKQLQQLWLNNCSLKGEIPTFLGNLTKLEDLDISENHLSGIIPSFLGNLTQLKWLDLWQNNLWGDIPTSLGNLTLLENLDLSRNLLGGHIPTSLMALSNLRVLYLYANNLTGRIPADIDRMASLSNLDLCHNPLYGTIPRTIANLTNLSDLRLCFTQLAGTIPAELGELRYLSVLMLYNNKLNGWLPQSLGTYSNLRKVDLTESGLEGPLPKNLCMGGELNPSFEDCSSLEHVGVDNNQLSGVISPGLWGCYQSQEIVFIQQ, from the coding sequence ATGCTCGGCCAAGCACTCtctttcttttcatgcattatcACCTATATGCTATTGCATTTGCTTCCCCACTGCACTTCCCTCTCGCCAGAAGGCGTAATTTTGCTTAAAATCAGAAAGGGAGATTGGAGGGACACCAGTAATGCTTTGAGCAACTGGGATGAGTCTCACCAAACTCCATGCGCTTGGAAAGGAATCTCTTGTGATACATTCAACATCGTTACTGGTGTTGATATCACCGGTGCGCTGATTTATGGCAACTTGACTTCTGCTATATGCACCCTACCCAATCTCACAGTGTTGACTCTCCAAGCCAATGCTTTCACCGGTCCTTTCCCACATGCCCTCCTGCTTTGCAAGCGCTTGCGAAAGCTCGATTTGTCGAGCAACCAGTTTGCTGGAACGCTGCCCAGTCATATCTTCCAATTGAGTGAGTTGAGAGTCCTGAATTTATCATATAATGCTTTCAGTGGCTCCATTCCTCCAGCCTTCGGAATACTGCCAAAGATGGAAGCTCTCTTCTTCAACGAAAATAGCTTGAGTGGGTCATTCCCTAAGTTTTTGGGGAATTTGGAGTCTCTGAAGAACTTCGCGATTGGCAGTAATCCTCTGCGTCCTGGCGTGATACCGAGAGAGCTTGGCAATTTAAAGCAGCTGCAGCAGTTATGGCTAAATAATTGCAGCCTTAAAGGAGAAATCCCGACTTTCCTGGGCAATTTAACGAAGCTAGAGGACCTGGATATTTCTGAGAATCATCTCTCGGGCATTATCCCGAGTTTCCTGGGCAATTTAACACAGCTGAAGTGGTTAGATTTGTGGCAGAATAATCTCTGGGGTGATATCCCGACTTCCTTGGGCAATTTAACGCTGCTGGAGAACTTGGATTTGTCGCGGAATCTTCTCGGGGGCCATATTCCGACCAGTTTAATGGCGCTCTCAAATTTGAGAGTACTGTATCTGTATGCAAACAACTTGACTGGACGAATTCCGGCGGACATTGACCGAATGGCAAGCTTATCCAATTTGGATCTTTGTCACAATCCGCTTTACGGCACAATTCCTCGTACAATTGCCAATCTCACAAATCTGAGTGATCTTCGCCTGTGTTTCACTCAGCTTGCCGGGACGATACCTGCTGAGCTTGGCGAGCTACGATACTTGAGTGTGTTGATGCTGTACAATAACAAGCTTAATGGCTGGTTACCCCAGAGTTTgggtacatactccaatttgagAAAAGTTGATCTGACGGAAAGCGGATTGGAAGGCCCTCTGCCAAAGAATCTGTGCATGGGAGGAGAACTGAATCCGTCCTTTGAAGACTGCAGTTCGCTAGAGCATGTGGGCGTCGACAACAACCAGCTGAGTGGTGTGATTTCTCCGGGACTATGGGGGTGCTATCAATCTCAAGAAATTGTTTTTATACAACAATAA